The following proteins are co-located in the Phocoena phocoena chromosome 1, mPhoPho1.1, whole genome shotgun sequence genome:
- the TMED5 gene encoding transmembrane emp24 domain-containing protein 5 isoform X1 has translation MGDKIWLPFPVVLLASQLLPGAAGFTPSLDSDFTFTLPAGQKECFYQPMPLKASLEIEYQVLDGAGLDIDFHLASPKGRTLVFEQRKSDGVHTIETEGGDYMFCFDNTFSTISEKVIFFELILDNMGEQEQEQEDWKKYITGTDMLDMKLEDILESINSIKSRLSKSGHIQTLLRAFEARDRNIQESNFDRVNFWSMVNLVVMVVVSAIQVYMLKSLFEDKRKSKT, from the exons ATGGGCGACAAGATCTGGCTGCCCTTCCCGGTGGTCCTCTTGGCCTCTCAGCTGCTGCCTGGGGCGGCCGGCTTCACGCCCTCCTTAGACAGCGACTTCACGTTCACTCTTCCGGCCGGCCAGAAGGAGTGTTTCTACCAGCCCATGCCCCTGAAGGCCTCGCTGGAGATCGAGTACCAA GTTTTAGATGGAGCAGGATTAGATATTGATTTCCATCTTGCCTCTCCAAAAGGAAGAACCTTAGTTTTTGAACAAAGAAAATCAGATGGAGTTCACAC GATAGAGACTGAAGGCGGTGACTACATGTTCTGCTTTGATAATACATTCAGCACCATTTCTGAGAAGGtgattttctttgaattaatCCTGGATAATATGGGAGAACAGGAGCAAGAACAAGAGGACTGGAAGAAATACATTACTGGCACAGATATGTTGGATATGAAACTGGAAGACATTCTG GAGTCCATCAACAGTATCAAGTCCAGACTAAGCAAAAGTGGTCATATCCAAACTCTGCTTAGAGCATTTGAAGCTCGTGATCGAAACATACAAGAAAGCAACTTTGATAGAGTAAATTTCTGGTCTATGGTTAATTTAGTGGTAATGGTGGTAGTGTCAGCCATTCAAGTATATATGCTTAAGAGTCTATTTGAAGAtaagaggaaaagtaaaacttaa
- the TMED5 gene encoding transmembrane emp24 domain-containing protein 5 isoform X2 — MGDKIWLPFPVVLLASQLLPGAAGFTPSLDSDFTFTLPAGQKECFYQPMPLKASLEIEYQVLDGAGLDIDFHLASPKGRTLVFEQRKSDGVHTIETEGGDYMFCFDNTFSTISEKVIFFELILDNMGEQEQEQEDWKKYITGTDMLDMKLEDILDPTIKIVFSEDVQLRMHLGVHQQYQVQTKQKWSYPNSA, encoded by the exons ATGGGCGACAAGATCTGGCTGCCCTTCCCGGTGGTCCTCTTGGCCTCTCAGCTGCTGCCTGGGGCGGCCGGCTTCACGCCCTCCTTAGACAGCGACTTCACGTTCACTCTTCCGGCCGGCCAGAAGGAGTGTTTCTACCAGCCCATGCCCCTGAAGGCCTCGCTGGAGATCGAGTACCAA GTTTTAGATGGAGCAGGATTAGATATTGATTTCCATCTTGCCTCTCCAAAAGGAAGAACCTTAGTTTTTGAACAAAGAAAATCAGATGGAGTTCACAC GATAGAGACTGAAGGCGGTGACTACATGTTCTGCTTTGATAATACATTCAGCACCATTTCTGAGAAGGtgattttctttgaattaatCCTGGATAATATGGGAGAACAGGAGCAAGAACAAGAGGACTGGAAGAAATACATTACTGGCACAGATATGTTGGATATGAAACTGGAAGACATTCTG GACCCTactataaaaatagttttttcagAAGATGTGCAACTTAGAATGCATCT agGAGTCCATCAACAGTATCAAGTCCAGACTAAGCAAAAGTGGTCATATCCAAACTCTGCTTAG